The Jannaschia sp. GRR-S6-38 genomic interval AGGCGGGGCTCGACCCCGACTTCGCCAAGAAATTCCTCGGTTTCGTGATCGAGGAAGTCATCCGACATCACCGGAAACACCAAGCCTAACAAGACGATACACTCGAAAGGAACACCATCATGGCCATGAAGATTCGTCTCGCCCGCGGCGGCTCCAAGAAGCGCCCGCATTACTCCATCGTCGCCGCCGACAGCCGCATGGCGCGCGACGGCCGCTTCATCGAGAAGCTGGGCACCTACAACCCGCTCCTGCCCAAGGACAGCGAGGAGCGCGTGAAGATGGACATGGAGCGCGTCCAGCACTGGCTCGACCGCGGCGCCAAGCCCACCGACCGCGTCTCGCGCTTCCTCGAAGCCGCCGACGCGATGCCCAAGAAGGAGCGCGCCAACCTCAAGAAGGGCGAGCCCGGCAAGAAGGCCACCGAGCGCCTGAAGGAGCGCGCCGAGAAGGCCGCCGCCGCCGCCAGCGCCGCCGCCGAAGCGGTCGCCGAGACGGCCTCCGACGCGGCCGAGGCCGTCGTCGACGCCGTCACCCCGGACGACGAGTCGAAGTCCGAGTGACCCCGCAGGCCGGGGTGGCGCTTGCCGCCCCGGCCCGCATTCGGCAAGGATGCCCCGATG includes:
- the rpsP gene encoding 30S ribosomal protein S16 encodes the protein MAMKIRLARGGSKKRPHYSIVAADSRMARDGRFIEKLGTYNPLLPKDSEERVKMDMERVQHWLDRGAKPTDRVSRFLEAADAMPKKERANLKKGEPGKKATERLKERAEKAAAAASAAAEAVAETASDAAEAVVDAVTPDDESKSE